The following proteins are co-located in the Flavobacterium sp. CECT 9288 genome:
- a CDS encoding DUF421 domain-containing protein translates to MNEYLTIIVRSSAVYFFMVIALRLFGKKELSQLNTADVILILLISNSVQNAMVGNNTSLWGGLAAASVLFCINFILKKLMFRYPKFSDFMQEKPEILIHNGHLDFKTLSKLNITSDELKESMREQGIEHFNEVKLAMLEIDGNISIISGNTHLKKTYHKRKHNHKNLNI, encoded by the coding sequence ATGAACGAATACCTAACTATAATTGTTCGAAGTAGTGCTGTATATTTTTTTATGGTCATTGCGCTCCGTCTTTTTGGCAAAAAAGAATTATCCCAATTGAATACTGCTGATGTTATTCTAATCTTACTCATTAGCAACTCTGTTCAAAATGCAATGGTAGGAAACAATACTAGTCTGTGGGGAGGCTTAGCAGCAGCATCAGTCCTTTTTTGCATTAATTTTATTTTAAAAAAACTAATGTTCAGATATCCTAAATTTAGTGATTTCATGCAAGAAAAGCCCGAAATCTTAATTCATAATGGCCATTTAGACTTTAAAACTCTAAGTAAATTGAACATCACTTCAGATGAATTAAAAGAATCCATGAGAGAACAAGGAATAGAACATTTTAATGAAGTAAAACTTGCCATGTTAGAGATTGATGGCAACATTAGTATTATTTCGGGTAATACTCATTTAAAAAAGACCTATCACAAAAGAAAACACAATCATAAAAATCTTAACATATAA
- the rimK gene encoding 30S ribosomal protein S6--L-glutamate ligase produces the protein MPDNKVILGSEEWCSFPELGIPTIKARVDSGAKTSALHAINIAPFIKNDSNWVKFDINPIQNNLKTVIHCEAPLIDKRIVKSSSGFREQRYVIQTNLQLGTAQWPIEMTLTNRDSMGFRMLLGREAMSGRVLVDPEQKYLLGQPTTDTLKELYKNSEKAASGLRIGLLASNPELYSNKRIMEAGEMRGHEMHFLNIKECYMKLDAKTPEIHYRGGKILNQFDAIIPRIRPSITFYGCALTRQFEALKVYCLNSSNAITQSRDKLYSLQLLLNHGVEIPTTGFANSPLDTDDLIKMVGGSPLIVKLLEGTQGKGVVLAETKKAAESVINAFKSLNANILVQEFIKEANGKDIRCFVIDGKVVAAIQREAMPGEFRANIHLGGTASVIKVTPEEKKIAIKATKAMDLKVAGVDIIRSSKGPLLLEVNSSPGLEGIEGATNKDIAGEMIKAIEKHFHQKTDLK, from the coding sequence ATGCCAGATAATAAAGTAATTTTAGGTAGTGAGGAATGGTGTTCTTTTCCAGAACTAGGAATTCCTACCATAAAAGCACGCGTAGATTCGGGAGCGAAAACCTCCGCATTACACGCAATAAACATTGCTCCATTTATAAAAAATGATAGTAATTGGGTGAAATTTGACATTAATCCCATACAAAACAATCTAAAAACCGTCATTCATTGTGAAGCTCCCTTGATTGATAAACGTATTGTGAAAAGCTCTAGCGGTTTTAGAGAACAACGTTATGTGATTCAAACTAATTTACAATTAGGAACCGCACAATGGCCTATAGAGATGACTTTGACTAACAGAGACTCAATGGGTTTTAGAATGCTCCTTGGTCGTGAGGCAATGAGCGGACGTGTACTCGTAGACCCTGAACAAAAATACCTACTAGGACAACCTACAACAGACACTCTAAAAGAATTATATAAAAATTCAGAAAAAGCAGCATCAGGATTACGAATAGGTCTTTTAGCTAGCAACCCAGAACTATATAGCAACAAACGTATTATGGAAGCGGGTGAAATGCGAGGTCATGAAATGCATTTTTTAAATATCAAGGAATGCTACATGAAATTAGATGCCAAAACACCTGAAATTCATTACCGAGGCGGAAAAATTTTAAATCAATTTGACGCTATTATTCCAAGAATTAGACCTAGTATCACATTTTATGGTTGTGCCTTAACACGACAATTTGAAGCTTTAAAAGTATATTGCTTGAACTCATCAAATGCTATTACACAATCTCGTGACAAGCTTTATTCGCTACAATTACTGCTAAATCATGGCGTTGAAATTCCCACTACAGGATTTGCTAATTCACCATTAGATACCGATGATTTAATTAAAATGGTAGGAGGTTCCCCCTTAATTGTAAAACTACTTGAAGGCACTCAAGGAAAAGGAGTTGTTTTAGCCGAAACAAAAAAAGCAGCTGAAAGTGTAATTAATGCCTTTAAGAGTTTGAATGCAAATATATTAGTTCAAGAATTCATTAAAGAAGCGAATGGAAAAGACATTCGTTGCTTTGTCATCGACGGAAAAGTGGTTGCTGCTATTCAGCGAGAGGCAATGCCAGGAGAATTTAGAGCAAATATACATCTAGGAGGAACAGCCTCTGTAATTAAAGTCACGCCAGAGGAAAAGAAAATTGCCATTAAGGCAACAAAAGCAATGGATTTAAAAGTAGCAGGTGTTGACATAATACGTTCTTCAAAAGGTCCGTTACTACTAGAAGTTAACTCATCTCCAGGGCTCGAAGGAATAGAAGGCGCTACAAATAAAGATATTGCTGGCGAGATGATCAAAGCCATTGAAAAACATTTTCATCAAAAAACAGATTTGAAATAA
- a CDS encoding ATP-dependent Clp protease ATP-binding subunit: MDDNFSPRVKDVITYSKEEALRLGHDFIGTEHLMLGILRDGNGKAIQILNSLDIDLDHLRRKVEILSPAIPGIDTNTEKKNLHLTRQAERALKTTFLEAKVFQSISISTAHLLLCILRNENDPTTKLLNKLKIDYDIAKEQYLNMTPSEDDFTENLPRNESYNDDSGQDDSFKEGTFNNPANKSNKKSKTPVLDNFGRDLTEMAEEGKLDPVVGREKEIERVSQILSRRKKNNPLLIGEPGVGKSAIAEGLALRIIQKKVSRTLFNKRVVTLDLASLVAGTKYRGQFEERMKAVMNELEKNDDIILFIDEIHTIVGAGGATGSLDASNMFKPALARGEIQCIGATTLDEYRQYIEKDGALERRFQKIIVEPTSVTETITILNNIKNKYEDHHNVTFTQEAIEACVKLTDRYMSDRFLPDKAIDALDEAGSRVHITNIEVPKQILDLERQLEEVRELKNVVVKKQKYEEAAKLRDDEKRIEKDLAIAQEQWEEDAKNNRIEVTEDNVADVVSMMSGIPVNRIAQTESNKLAKLPELIEGKVIGQKEAVMKIARSIQRNRAGLKDPNRPIGSFIFLGQTGVGKTQLAKVIAKELFDSEDALIRIDMSEYMEKFAISRLVGAPPGYVGYEEGGQLTEKVRRKPYCVVLLDEIEKAHPDVFNMLLQVLDDGFLTDSLGRKIDFKNTIIIMTSNVGARQLKDFGQGVGFGTAAKVSQADDNSKSIIENALKKTFAPEFLNRIDDVIVFNALEKHDIDLIIEIELKKLFARVAELGYQLNLSDKAKAFIADKGFDKQFGARPLKRAIQKYVEDTLAEEIITSKISVGDEIFMDIEDGAQELTVKVHKTGEASNL; encoded by the coding sequence ATGGATGATAATTTTTCACCAAGAGTAAAAGACGTTATAACCTACAGTAAGGAAGAAGCCCTACGATTAGGTCACGATTTTATAGGTACAGAACATTTAATGCTAGGCATACTAAGAGACGGGAATGGAAAAGCAATCCAGATTTTAAACAGTCTTGATATAGACTTAGACCATTTGCGAAGAAAAGTAGAAATACTAAGCCCAGCAATCCCGGGAATAGATACAAATACTGAAAAGAAAAACTTGCATTTAACGCGACAAGCCGAACGTGCTTTAAAAACTACTTTTCTAGAGGCCAAGGTCTTTCAAAGCATATCTATTAGTACCGCACATCTTTTATTATGCATCCTAAGAAACGAAAACGATCCCACAACAAAGCTATTGAATAAACTTAAAATTGATTACGATATAGCTAAAGAACAGTATTTAAATATGACTCCAAGCGAAGACGATTTTACCGAAAATTTACCTAGAAATGAATCATACAATGACGATTCAGGACAAGATGACAGTTTTAAAGAAGGAACTTTCAACAATCCAGCCAATAAGTCTAACAAGAAGTCAAAAACTCCTGTTTTAGATAATTTTGGTAGAGATTTAACAGAAATGGCCGAAGAAGGAAAACTAGATCCAGTAGTAGGACGCGAAAAAGAAATAGAACGTGTTTCACAAATCTTGAGCCGTCGTAAAAAAAACAACCCCTTATTAATAGGAGAACCTGGAGTTGGGAAATCAGCAATTGCTGAAGGTTTAGCATTACGCATCATTCAGAAAAAAGTTTCTAGAACATTATTCAACAAGCGTGTAGTAACACTTGATCTTGCAAGCCTTGTTGCTGGAACAAAATACCGTGGCCAGTTTGAAGAACGCATGAAAGCAGTGATGAATGAACTAGAAAAAAATGATGACATCATTTTATTCATTGATGAAATTCATACCATTGTAGGCGCAGGTGGAGCAACAGGTTCTCTAGATGCATCAAATATGTTTAAACCTGCTCTAGCTAGAGGAGAAATTCAATGTATTGGTGCTACAACTCTTGACGAATACCGCCAGTACATAGAAAAAGACGGTGCTTTAGAAAGACGTTTTCAAAAAATAATTGTAGAACCAACATCGGTAACTGAAACAATTACAATTTTGAACAACATAAAGAATAAGTATGAAGACCACCACAATGTAACTTTTACACAGGAAGCAATTGAAGCTTGTGTAAAACTTACAGATCGTTACATGTCTGACCGTTTTTTACCAGACAAAGCTATTGATGCTTTAGACGAAGCTGGATCTAGAGTACACATTACAAATATTGAGGTCCCAAAGCAAATTTTAGATCTAGAAAGACAACTTGAAGAAGTTAGAGAACTAAAAAATGTTGTGGTCAAAAAACAAAAATACGAAGAAGCAGCAAAACTTAGAGATGACGAAAAACGCATCGAAAAAGATTTGGCAATAGCACAAGAACAATGGGAAGAAGATGCTAAAAACAATCGCATAGAAGTTACTGAGGACAATGTTGCAGATGTTGTTTCAATGATGAGTGGTATTCCAGTAAACCGTATTGCCCAAACCGAAAGTAACAAACTGGCTAAATTACCAGAACTTATTGAGGGTAAAGTTATAGGTCAAAAAGAAGCTGTAATGAAAATTGCACGCTCTATTCAAAGAAATCGTGCTGGATTAAAAGATCCTAATAGACCTATTGGTTCTTTTATTTTCTTGGGACAAACTGGAGTTGGAAAAACACAATTAGCTAAAGTAATTGCCAAAGAACTTTTCGACTCAGAAGATGCATTGATACGCATAGACATGAGCGAGTACATGGAGAAATTTGCTATTTCACGCTTAGTTGGCGCACCTCCGGGATACGTAGGATATGAAGAAGGTGGTCAGCTTACTGAAAAAGTAAGAAGAAAACCATATTGTGTTGTACTGTTAGATGAAATTGAAAAAGCACATCCTGATGTTTTCAACATGTTACTACAAGTTCTTGATGACGGATTTTTGACAGACAGTCTTGGTCGAAAAATTGATTTTAAAAATACAATTATCATCATGACATCTAATGTGGGTGCTAGACAATTGAAAGATTTTGGACAAGGAGTTGGATTTGGAACTGCTGCTAAAGTATCACAGGCAGATGATAATTCTAAAAGTATCATTGAAAATGCATTGAAAAAAACTTTTGCTCCAGAATTCCTTAATCGAATTGACGATGTAATTGTATTTAATGCTTTAGAAAAACATGATATTGATTTGATTATTGAAATTGAATTGAAAAAATTATTTGCACGTGTTGCCGAATTAGGTTACCAATTAAATCTTTCTGATAAAGCAAAAGCGTTTATCGCTGATAAAGGTTTTGATAAACAATTTGGTGCTCGACCGCTAAAAAGAGCCATTCAAAAATACGTAGAAGACACACTTGCCGAAGAAATTATTACTTCAAAAATAAGTGTTGGCGATGAAATTTTCATGGATATTGAAGATGGAGCTCAAGAACTAACTGTAAAAGTTCACAAAACAGGCGAAGCTTCAAACTTATAA